The following are encoded in a window of Salvelinus fontinalis isolate EN_2023a chromosome 40, ASM2944872v1, whole genome shotgun sequence genomic DNA:
- the traf5 gene encoding TNF receptor-associated factor 5 isoform X1, which translates to MNVDVNYKSKSRTSSHIPFSKTRLQVAMATEESDPSGSGGLSRQNSGVAGPWESNLTAVQHSLKFVKKLEEHYVCPTCKGVVLNPHQTGCGHIFCYRCIQGLLENSPATTPACPLDRGLIKSDEVFQDNCCKREISNLEVYCTNSPNCSHRMTLCRLQEHLQACQFESLQCSNAGCSDIMQRKDLQEHLRISCSYRMEPCHYCKHPYTCCQLEDHERHSCPEVEIKCPNKCSQMIKRCMLEDHADQCPEAQTDCVFKKYGCFVRERRAQVQVHEETALNDHILLVLGSNTKLETQMAILQQEVLLRHKELQERSRQVSGLEKEVRPLAQQVSRCDNTLSAVQRSLEEQRDHISSVQLQLEELSSVFGPGVAREELGQIRASLDALRQQVSVTEGLKDHLGELKETYMRHSRLLSIHTAQLECNEEHFRELESTSYDGKLIWKLRDYRKRKEAGAQGQGPCLSSAPFHTGRSGYKMAARAYLNGDGAGRDTHLSLYVVLMRGDFDPLLPWPFRQPVSLSVLDQSGTNNHLTMSFKPDPENTSFHRPGSAAATSTAPTNVASGFQCFASHAQLETPKNAIYVRDDTLFVKVKVDTSGLEDL; encoded by the exons TCTACAGGTTGCCATGGCAACAGAGGAGAGTGACCCGAGTGGATCCGGAGGACTCTCCAGGCAGAATTCGGGAGTGGCGGGACCGTGGGAATCGAACTTGACTGCAGTGCAGCACAGTTTGAAGTTTGTGAAGAAGCTGGAAGAGCACTATGTTTGTCCCACCTGTAAAGGAGTAGTTCTCAACCCACACCAAACTGGCTGCGGACACATCTTCTGCTACCGCTGCATCCAAGGACTCCT GGAAAACTCCCCAGCCACCACCCCTGCCTGTCCTTTGGACAGAGGTTTGATCAAATCTGATGAG GTTTTCCAAGACAATTGCTGCAAAAGGGAGATCTCAAATTTAGAAGTTTACTGCACAAACTCCCCCAACTGCTCCCACAGAATGACATTATGTCGGTTGCAG gagCATCTACAGGCATGTCAGTTTGAGTCATTGCAGTGTTCCAATGCAGGCTGCAGTGACATCATGCAACGTAAGGACCTGCAGGAGCACCTCAGAATCAGCTGCTCTTATCGTATGGAGCCCTGTCACTACTGCAAGCATCCTTACACATGCTGCCAACTCGAG GATCATGAGAGGCATTCATGCCCAGAGGTTGAAATCAAGTGCCCCAACAAATGCTCCCAGATGATTAAAAGATGCATG CTTGAAGACCATGCTGACCAGTGTCCTGAGGCGCAGACGGACTGTGTTTTTAAGAAATATGGCTGCTTTGTCCGG gagaggagagctcAAGTTCAAGTCCATGAGGAAACCGCTCTCAATGACCATATCCTCCTGGTTCTGGGGAGCAACACCAAGCTGGAGACACAG ATGGCAATCCTCCAGCAGGAGGTGCTGCTGAGGCACAAGGAGCTCCAGGAGAGGAGCCGCCAGGTCAGCGGTCTGGAGAAGGAAGTCCGCCCACTGGCCCAGCAGGTCAGCCGATGTGACAACACCCTGTCTGCAGTACAG AGGTCTCTGGAGGAGCAGCGGGATCACATCTCCAGCGTCCAGCTCCAGCTCGAGGAGCTGTCCAGTGTGTTTGGCCCTGGTGTGGCCCGGGAGGAACTGGGCCAAATCAGAGCGTCCCTGGACGCCCTCAGACAGCAGGTGTCCGTCACGGAGGGGCTCAAAGACCACCTGG GGGAGTTGAAGGAGACCTACATGCGCCACTCACGCCTCCTCAGCATCCACACGGCGCAGCTGGAGTGCAACGAGGAGCACTTCAGAGAGCTCGAGTCCACCTCATACGACGGCAAGCTCATTTGGAAGCTCCGCGACTACCGCAAGAGGAAGGAGGCCGGTGCACAAGGTCAGGGACCGTGCCTGAGCAGCGCGCCCTTCCACACGGGCCGCAGTGGCTACAAAATGGCCGCCAGGGCCTACCTGAACGGTGACGGGGCCGGCCGGGACACCCACCTGTCTCTCTACGTGGTCCTCATGAGGGGCGACTTCGACCCCCTCTTGCCCTGGCCCTTCAGACAGCCTGTGTCATTGTCAGTGCTGGACCAGAGCGGCACCAACAACCACCTGACTATGAGTTTCAAACCCGACCCGGAAAACACTAGCTTCCACCGGCCCGGCTCGGCCGCTGCAACCTCCACCGCCCCCACCAACGTGGCCTCTGGTTTCCAGTGCTTTGCCTCGCATGCCCAGCTGGAGACACCCAAGAACGCCATATACGTGAGAGACGATACGCTCTTTGTTAAGGTCAAAGTAGACACGAGCGGTTTGGAGGACTTGTAG
- the traf5 gene encoding TNF receptor-associated factor 5 isoform X2 — protein MATEESDPSGSGGLSRQNSGVAGPWESNLTAVQHSLKFVKKLEEHYVCPTCKGVVLNPHQTGCGHIFCYRCIQGLLENSPATTPACPLDRGLIKSDEVFQDNCCKREISNLEVYCTNSPNCSHRMTLCRLQEHLQACQFESLQCSNAGCSDIMQRKDLQEHLRISCSYRMEPCHYCKHPYTCCQLEDHERHSCPEVEIKCPNKCSQMIKRCMLEDHADQCPEAQTDCVFKKYGCFVRERRAQVQVHEETALNDHILLVLGSNTKLETQMAILQQEVLLRHKELQERSRQVSGLEKEVRPLAQQVSRCDNTLSAVQRSLEEQRDHISSVQLQLEELSSVFGPGVAREELGQIRASLDALRQQVSVTEGLKDHLGELKETYMRHSRLLSIHTAQLECNEEHFRELESTSYDGKLIWKLRDYRKRKEAGAQGQGPCLSSAPFHTGRSGYKMAARAYLNGDGAGRDTHLSLYVVLMRGDFDPLLPWPFRQPVSLSVLDQSGTNNHLTMSFKPDPENTSFHRPGSAAATSTAPTNVASGFQCFASHAQLETPKNAIYVRDDTLFVKVKVDTSGLEDL, from the exons ATGGCAACAGAGGAGAGTGACCCGAGTGGATCCGGAGGACTCTCCAGGCAGAATTCGGGAGTGGCGGGACCGTGGGAATCGAACTTGACTGCAGTGCAGCACAGTTTGAAGTTTGTGAAGAAGCTGGAAGAGCACTATGTTTGTCCCACCTGTAAAGGAGTAGTTCTCAACCCACACCAAACTGGCTGCGGACACATCTTCTGCTACCGCTGCATCCAAGGACTCCT GGAAAACTCCCCAGCCACCACCCCTGCCTGTCCTTTGGACAGAGGTTTGATCAAATCTGATGAG GTTTTCCAAGACAATTGCTGCAAAAGGGAGATCTCAAATTTAGAAGTTTACTGCACAAACTCCCCCAACTGCTCCCACAGAATGACATTATGTCGGTTGCAG gagCATCTACAGGCATGTCAGTTTGAGTCATTGCAGTGTTCCAATGCAGGCTGCAGTGACATCATGCAACGTAAGGACCTGCAGGAGCACCTCAGAATCAGCTGCTCTTATCGTATGGAGCCCTGTCACTACTGCAAGCATCCTTACACATGCTGCCAACTCGAG GATCATGAGAGGCATTCATGCCCAGAGGTTGAAATCAAGTGCCCCAACAAATGCTCCCAGATGATTAAAAGATGCATG CTTGAAGACCATGCTGACCAGTGTCCTGAGGCGCAGACGGACTGTGTTTTTAAGAAATATGGCTGCTTTGTCCGG gagaggagagctcAAGTTCAAGTCCATGAGGAAACCGCTCTCAATGACCATATCCTCCTGGTTCTGGGGAGCAACACCAAGCTGGAGACACAG ATGGCAATCCTCCAGCAGGAGGTGCTGCTGAGGCACAAGGAGCTCCAGGAGAGGAGCCGCCAGGTCAGCGGTCTGGAGAAGGAAGTCCGCCCACTGGCCCAGCAGGTCAGCCGATGTGACAACACCCTGTCTGCAGTACAG AGGTCTCTGGAGGAGCAGCGGGATCACATCTCCAGCGTCCAGCTCCAGCTCGAGGAGCTGTCCAGTGTGTTTGGCCCTGGTGTGGCCCGGGAGGAACTGGGCCAAATCAGAGCGTCCCTGGACGCCCTCAGACAGCAGGTGTCCGTCACGGAGGGGCTCAAAGACCACCTGG GGGAGTTGAAGGAGACCTACATGCGCCACTCACGCCTCCTCAGCATCCACACGGCGCAGCTGGAGTGCAACGAGGAGCACTTCAGAGAGCTCGAGTCCACCTCATACGACGGCAAGCTCATTTGGAAGCTCCGCGACTACCGCAAGAGGAAGGAGGCCGGTGCACAAGGTCAGGGACCGTGCCTGAGCAGCGCGCCCTTCCACACGGGCCGCAGTGGCTACAAAATGGCCGCCAGGGCCTACCTGAACGGTGACGGGGCCGGCCGGGACACCCACCTGTCTCTCTACGTGGTCCTCATGAGGGGCGACTTCGACCCCCTCTTGCCCTGGCCCTTCAGACAGCCTGTGTCATTGTCAGTGCTGGACCAGAGCGGCACCAACAACCACCTGACTATGAGTTTCAAACCCGACCCGGAAAACACTAGCTTCCACCGGCCCGGCTCGGCCGCTGCAACCTCCACCGCCCCCACCAACGTGGCCTCTGGTTTCCAGTGCTTTGCCTCGCATGCCCAGCTGGAGACACCCAAGAACGCCATATACGTGAGAGACGATACGCTCTTTGTTAAGGTCAAAGTAGACACGAGCGGTTTGGAGGACTTGTAG